The following is a genomic window from Elaeis guineensis isolate ETL-2024a chromosome 10, EG11, whole genome shotgun sequence.
ttttatttaaatgaaAAGGAGAGAGGCTAAGTGACCCGTTTTATTTATAATCAGAAAAAATATTACAGcatagaaagaagagaagaatatgTAGAGAGTTAAAACTTAATAGTTAAACAGAAGGCTGCTTGGGAGATCAGAAAACCGAACTATTGAACAAAAACCAAGAGGTCCGaacctttctttatttttaataCTACCACCAAAAAACGGGGATGTTCATCACCTGCCCATATGGTTCTTAGGAGATCAAATAGGTTGTACAACCATCCCGATTGCAGAGGCGAGGGCTGCTTGGGCGAGGATGAGTTATGCCAGGCATTGTTTGCAAGCAGAGTGCATACACTTGAAGGCACTGCAACAGCTCAGTACCCGTTGTTTCAAGATATCGGGCAATTGGTGACCGGCTGCATGGAGTTCCAGACTACTGACATCTATCCAAGGACGAGCAGAACTGTGGATTGGGTAGTTGTATTTGTCGTTAAGCATTTTAATGACTGATTGTAGGTTGACTATTTTGCTTTTTCTCGATCATTtcttgatattttattttctgactttctTAAATGCAGTCATACTAGACGGGTATGAGTCATCATCCATCTTATCAAAAAACTATAACCACCGGTCACTTCAAGGCTTAAATGGATGGTCCATCCCCTAAACATGTTTTCTCAATTCAAATTAACTATAGCAACATCATTTAAGGACTGTCGATGGGCTGCACGAGCTTGGTAGTGTTGAAGAGGCCCAAAGACTTCCAACTCATATTTCTCCTCATAATATTTACTCATGGGCTTGGAAATTTCAGAACTAATTAAGATCATAGTGTATCCGCATGAATCCCATATTTTTCAGGCTGTTGGAATTGGGCCTTCTAAATGCAAAAGATTATGTTCCAAGGTCAATATCAGGATTACTTCATAAGTTGTTTCGGTGCCCGGGCTTGAGCTTCAAATATCTCTTTGGAGCAGGCCGGGTATATGCTGGCTGGGCCTGTCTTGGCCCATTGAGAGGGAATTATAATGTAGGTAATAAGCATCATGCTACTTCTCACAACTAGCTATTTTTATGTCAGCTCTAATTGTAAATATATGCTTGCTAGATTCTAGGATGGAAGTTAGAACATGTGTCGATGTTTCATGCCAACACACGAGCAGCTGATAATTGAGATTCATGGAAATTGCCATCGTGATCGCCCTCAAGGGCTAGAGGAGCAGACCATgatgcttctttcttttttctctcctctctttctttccccTTTAGCCATGCTTTACAATTTCCCTTCTAAAGCACCTTTATCAACTtgagatctttcatgaaaaagaaGTAATTCCTATGTCCTGCTTTTGAGGATTTTATGTTGCTAACTTTTTCCTTGGATGCTTGCTTTTCATAACCTTTTCCATTTCGTAATCCACCATTTGGAAGGCAATTTGTTCATCCTCGGGAGTGCTTCACCCGTAGTTCAGCTTTGAATATCTTTATTGGACTGGAGAAAAAGAAATTTCCTGAAACCATCACATCCTATCATCCTTACGTTTTTGGCTCCTATATGTTGGGCGTGTTAGAGAAGAAGGAACTACGTACAGAATATATTCTTTAATTTGGGCCGTCTCAGTGTCAGGCTGGTCAATGCATCAGGTTTGGTTTAGGCATTAGGCCAGGCcaagggagccgggcctcataaCTTGGAGGAATAAAGGACATGTTCGTTCAACCTAGTAAAGAACATTCGATCTTAGTACAGTGGAGATACTCCAACTTGGCCATAGAATGAATCTTTTCTGCCCCTCTGTAGCCATGTGGGGCAACTCCCCTACCCTATGAGGGCTTAACCATTAAACCCTTTATAACCTTCGATATATATTTATCATTAACTCGATGATATGCAGTACTCTATGGATGTCTTTTGCTCCATAACAAAATAGATGGAAGACAAAAGCTATCCGGAAGGAAACAAGTGGTTTCCACATGGACTCGCTTTTCTCTAGCTAGAGCATTTCATTAAAGTTGGCAGTGGACCATTGGGGGAGTCACACTCAAGGCCAAGGTTGAGGAGGAGGTTGCTTGATCAATCTCAGCCCCATCCTTGCTCCCTTCTGAACCATTCATTCATGGTGTTTACCTTTCTCTTTTTGGTGTCATTAACTCTGACCACCACGTAGGAAATCTAATTCACCATTGTGTTCACCATCAATTGCTCAAGCTTGACCAACATCCACTTGGGTCAGTTATGTGGCTTGCAGAGCCCAAGAGGaacctaaaaatatatatattgggtCCCATAACAAGATCCACACACTCCATGGTGGGATTATTCTTCTGTAAGATCTTCAATTTCTGGTTGAGAATAGgggaagaaaaaaatgatgagGAAAAGAAGTGGTAGGCGTCGTCTAAGTGGGATCTTGTTTGCCCACAAACTCAAAGTGGACCTCAACGTCGGTACAAAGCACAAAGTTTTGACGAGTGGCATGTGAAAAGATGGTACTTAAGACAAATTTTGCAGCATTTGAAAAGTGACCAATGCTTAACGTTGGCAGGTCATCAGACGCAACGTCAACAACTGGAAGTGCCATGGTTTTCCAAAGTACAAAAACTAGAAAATTAAGCCAAAACTTTTGCAGCCTTGGGATGTGGATCCACGTCCTGCGAGTTAGGTTCTTTTGTTTGTTTCTTGATGTTCATAACATTGCCCTGCAAATTGTTAACTAGAAATGGTTGCGTGAGCCACTCGTTCTTTTCTttattagttttatcaaaaatatcttctccCTATAATGATGATATATGCTATTAAGAGATAGTGACCCACCTCCCCATGACATGCAAAGTTGTGATGGGATCTAAAATATTTGGCAGAATTGTAGAAAGgcatcatgtttttttttttttttttttggttgttggTAAAGAAAGGTATCACGTCTTTGTTACTACGGAAATGTTGAATATCTTAAAAATACATGTATTATAACAATCATTTTGTAGCACAAAGAGCACATAGCAAGTTAAGCATTTTAAtgggaataaaaaaaataaccttGCTCCTATATTTCATTTTATATAGTATGTCGTTTGTCACTCTTGCAACATATAGATTTTACTGCATAAGTAAATAAAACAAGGACAACGGCAAATGATAGCAGTAGaataacaacaacaataataaaaataagaatgTAAATGAACTGAGCAGCTTGCAAGCTGCTTGAGTTCGACTTGTGTTTAACTTTGATTAGATATGATTATTATCAAGCTCGAGTTTATCTCGAGTAACTCAAATAGTTTGAATTGAGATCAAGTAGCAAAATACTAGACTCGAAGTTTTATGAATCTaatagaatatatatattttttatattattatattttatttataatatattattaatttaatatataaaaatctaaaattatgttaatttttattttagctatattttagatttaatttgatcgtGAACTCAAATTTGAGCATGACTGGATCGATGTTCTATCCACGTCATCATCTACATACCATATCATTACGAATCAGCTGTATAATCACCTACCTAAGCAATTTTTGTCATATAATCATGATTATTACTAGCAAAAATTTTTAGTAAGAAAAAGTGATCGAAATTAAGAGAAAAAACGACATTAAAATAATTGCAAAATAGTAGTGACCAAATTTGAGTTTTTTTAACTTTAGGACTTATTAAAAAACTAACTAAACTTCGAAGATTAAAAATATAATCAATTCTAGATATAATGCTATCATATATACTGTAAATAGTGCTCACTTATCTAATCATTCACTTGGAAACAAATGTCATTCAGTGAAAACCTAATATGGTACCTGAggaaaatcttgaaatattatttgattgaataattatttccaTTCGATGAAATCTTGTTaagttttttaaatattgatgagaaCTTTGGCTATTATAAATATGTCTTGAGGATAGCTAAAAGTTACATTGTATTTTGAGTTGTTCGTATCTATTGATTGATAAATAGCATTGTGGATTGGATGAGTTTATATATTCGTGATccaatttgaattaattttatatctattttatctttattttataaatttatttttttaattttataaaatatatttatattagaatgatatgattttttatcaaaaaaaaatctactaaTTTACTTCTCTGAAAGGACACAAATTTTGGAGACTTGTGGACTAAGAATTATTATAATTTATGTTTCTATTAAACGAAgccaatattttatcaaaaaaaaaaaacgaagccAATATCGGAAGCCGAGGAAAGCGAAAAGGCACGCTTTTTCTCAGGGAAAGTGGCCAACTGCTGTCTCCTAATTCTCGCCACCCACCGGCACTGACACGTGTCGATGTGAATACTGTGGGTCCCAACTTCCACGTGGAGTGACCGGCAAAAGCTTCGGAAGCGAAATTTTTATTGGCTGGAGACACGTGCGATGCGGGAGAGGATGATACGGACATGGACGGCCGGGAGGGAGGGTTGACCATGGAGGAGGGGAGAGGGGCCTTTCTGAGTGGGGCCCGCTGTGAGGGCGATACAAAGCCCAGGGCAATAACCGGGACGGTCGAATGGGACGGCTTCCCGGCGGTTGCCGGTAAGCCGAAACTGGGGCTTTGCTACTGAGGGCGCTGATATATTTGTGGGATTACCTTCGGTCCGTGCTTCTGTTTTCCCACCTCAGGAGGCTCCGTCGACGTGTACAGAGGTGGCAACGGATagaatttagattaaatattatattatttatttttaaatttaaatttaatatttaatatttaaattttatccaaTATTCGAtcagataagaaaagagatatccatcTTCGTATCCAACGGATTCGAAGATACTCATGGATAATCCATTTCTCTATACTCAACTCATATCCGCTCCATacctatctcatatctaaaaaaaataaacaaccaaaataattttatacatattatcaatcaaaataaaattataaattcaatataaaatataatttataagtccaattttataaaaatcaaacatacaaataaaattataatttaatatagaatatataaataattaaaataattttatgcatattatcaatcaaaatagaaatatcaaaatagaattataaatatatatagtcATGTATGAAttcggatattatccatatccataggttcggaTCGGATTTGAGTTCGGATAGAAAACAGTACTATCCATATCTTACCCAtatccgtactatagttttcgaaTTTTATCCAAACCCAGTCAAATCTTATTTTTCGAGTTTGATCGAATTTGGATAGGATGTATATCTATTGGATCGGATCGATTTTGTCATCCCTAGACATGTATCGGAGAAAATGACTACTGAACCTCCCAATGCAACCACCTCTCTATTCTTTCGTAGGTAATTTTTGGTCGGCATTAGGTTTGGTATTTTTCTGAGATCACTGCACATTATTCTATCCtaagtcaaaaaatatattaaatattgataattcatatttacatctatatttttaatagatataaacataaatataaatataaaataaatattaaaattagtatctatatttaattttaatgatATTGACCCGAAGCAGATATCAGacttttcatatttattctgaataaatataaatataaatataagtttGATATTAGTTATTAATcagattttttatataaaatttaataataaaaattaatataaataacAAATCATAAAAGCTGGAAATGAAATCTAGCATGGATAATTAGTTAAGGGTCTAAGGTACAGGTTTTAGACTAGCACAGTACTAACCCGAGGCACCGTCAGTGTCCAAATGGGCAGGGGCGTTCTTATAATATCTCCAACTTTTTTCTGTTAGATTAGATTAGAAAATGCAAAGAAACGGCAAATGGGCATATGCTCTTGCCAGATGTGGGACCCAGATGGCCCCGCCTTGCCGCATCACCGTCCATTCCAGACGATGACGTCATCCCATGGGATCCGGAGGCGCCAGCCACCAAGCGCCGGTGGCTCCGCTTCCTCCGGGAACGCTGACTTGGACTCCCACCTGGCATCTAGTCCCCTTCTCTCGCAACATTCACCAAAATTTAAACACCCGCTTCGCACCCAATAATATATGTTGGCCCCTTTCGTCATTGGTCCCACTCGACTGTGATAGAGTTGCGTTGGGTGTATCGCAATGCGGTGTGAAGATCTTTCCAAGCTTCGACCGGTATCTCCCGGTCACCCTCGCGGGTTTCTTTTACAATTAGCCCTCTcgctttgctctctctctccgcGCGTTCTGAGAATAAGGACTCGAAATCCTACAAATCCTTGGATTTGAGGTGGGGAGATCGCGGCGGCGGGGAGATGGCCGACGCGAGAGATCCGGCGATCAAGCTCTTCGGTAGGACAATCCCGCTGCCGGATGGCCAGGCCCAGGTGGAGGCCGGAGAGAGCTCCGGCCCGGCTCAGGCGGAGCTCTCTCCGGCGACGGAGGAGACGGCGGCCGTCGAGGAGAAGGTGAGGAGAGAACGGGATTACCCTGACCTTATCGTGTTCTATGGTTTGTGTAGTAGTTAGTTGAAATGGTTGTTGTTTGTTGattttctttctatattttctggattcttttttttttttggattcttgGTTGTGGATTGAATGGATATATGATTGAAAAATTGGACTTTTCTACCATAATTTTTTAATGGAGGATGTATTGGTATCTGATTTGAGGTGTTCCAATGGCAAAAATTCATCTTTATCTATTTTGGTTTAATGCTTTGATGACTTTTAGCTGGTAGATACACTGGATTAATTCTTGGACTTCAATTGCTAACCGTGATTAATGTTCTGTTATCTCGCCGTTGAAACTTTGGAATTCATGAAAACATATGTCTACTGAAAAAATTGAAAGTTGATTCGTTTTCGGATGATTTTGAATATCAGTTAGTAAAGCCCTAAACCCTGGCTAACGTGAATAGATTCTAGTAGTTTGCCCTGGATATAGACTCAAATCTGGTGAAAGAAATGTGAAAAAAAGAGATTTCAGCTGTTGCTTTAAATCTCAAAAGAATGATATGACCAGGGAAATGGACATGAATCCCAGCTATAAAACTTGTTTAGAACCCAAGAATGAACTGCATGTCTTGGTAATGGGTCTTCTATGAATAGAAactttggtggttggatcaggatTCATTGGGAAGAAATATGAGCTTTAATGTTGGTTTTAACATTGGTTCTTCTAAATTTAGGTGATAATTAGGATGTAATGTTTTAATGTTTTATGTAATAGTTGATGTCTTTAATCTATCTTAGGGGGTTTGCATGTGTTGCAAGTATTATCTGACCAGAGGTATAATATCTTCAATGCCATAAGAACATCTATAATATATAAGGAACAAATTATATTTCAGTAGTAAATATTAGTAGGCAGCCAAATAATCAAAAAGAATGTGATTCAAAAGGGCACTGAGTTTAATTTACATTCATTACATGAATTACAGTGCTTTGGACATTGTTAAATGATCAATAAGCAACTAAtggaacaagagaaggaagaaatgATCAAGTAGCTAGTTTACAACATTACAGGTAATTATCATATCTAAATAGTTCACATATGTTGGCGTCCACTTTTTCTCCAAATCAATCATATTCATCATCAGTATTTCTCCACTTTTCTCCTGCATTAAATGCAGGATGGAGTGTGATACATGATTGGCAGTGATCACCTTGAGAGAAAAGCAGACAGATGATCTACAATTCCTTCATACATTTCTAAGTAGGATTCTTCTGATTCAGGAAATTTAAGATGCCTAACTGTATAAAATATGAGGAGGGAGCCATAAGGATAACCACTAGAAGGTTCTGTACAAAAACTTGTTTCAAATATGAGAATAAAGTTAGAAAATTAATCAGAAGTTTTAAGGTGCTTTTGGTGGAAGGATTTGGTTTTTAGTGACAATTGTTGAAGATTGTtgactctttttctttttggtttaCATATACAATTAATAGTAGTTTTTTTTCCTGCTGGTTGCTGCTGTATTCCATTACCAACTGATTTGATTTGTTCATGTGTTTCAGGATGAAAGCAGAGAAGTCATAGATACTGAAGTCAAAGATTCAATTTCTCATGCAGCAGAGAATTTGGACCAGACTAAGCCAGCTAGCTGTTCTGGTTTTAGCAGTGGCAAAGAAGATGATTGTCACATGTCCGCTCATGATGACAATGCAGTAGCAGATCCTAAGTCTGAGAAAGATCATGCCGAGGCCAATGCCTCCATCCAAGAGAAGGTGCTCAAGAAGCCAGACAAGATTCTGCCATGTCCTCGCTGTGACAGCTTGGATACCAAGTTCTGTTACTATAATAACTATAATGTCAACCAACCTAGGCACTTCTGTAAGAACTGTCAGAGATACTGGACTGCTGGAGGGACAATGAGGAATGTTCCAGTAGGTTctggaaggagaaaaaataagcACTCTGCATCACATTGCCGTTATGTGGGATCTGACGGAATGCCATGCAATCAAGTAGATGCCTCTGATTCGTGCAGCCCTCAGGCTCTTCCTGCTGGTCTTTCTGCTCCTGTGAGGCCCGTGAAAGGAAATGGCACTGTCGTCAAGTTTGGTTCAGAAGCACCACTTTGTGAGTCCATGGCCTCTGTGCTCAGTCTTGGAGAACAGAAGAGAAATGCTGAGGCAGGCTTTTCAGCTGGTGGAGAAAACAGGGAAAAAGCCTCTTGTAAATCTTCTGCAATGCCCTCTAATCGTGTGGAAAATGATCATCATGAAATTCCAGTTCACATTGAACAAAATGGCTTGCAGGGCTACCATAATGGACTCACTCCCATGCACCACCTTCAAAGTTTTCCTGGGCCTCCTTGGATTTACGCATGGCATCCAGGATGGAAGAGTGTCAGTTCCATTGCTGCAGGTCAGTGCTCTTCTGAGCTGGTTTGCAGACCAGAGAATGGCAGTCCAAATCCAGTCCCATGGTGCCCACCTATGATGACCACTCCTGCTTTTTGCGCACCTCCTATTCCATTCCCATATGTGCCAAGTTCATTTTGGGGTTGCATGTCTAGCTGGCCCCTGAATATTCCCTGGGTTGGATCTAATGATGGCCTATCACCATCATCATCTGCAAGCCGCAGAGGTTGTTCCGGCAATAACTCTCCAAACTTAGGCAAGCATTCTAGAGATGCTGCTTTACAAAGTGAGGAGAAAACAGAGAAGTATTTATGGGTTCCCAAGACTCTGAGAATTGGTGATCCAGATGAGGCTGCAAAGAGCTCTATTTGGGCAACCCTAGGTATTAAGCCCGATGAGTCCATCAAGAAAGGTGGCATTTTTAAAGCTTTCCATTCTAAAACTGAAAACAAGGGTCACACAACAGATGCTTCTCAAGTCCTACAGGCGAATCCGGCAGCATTGACTCGGTCGCAGACATTTCAGGAGAGCACATGAGGGAATCTGCTGTAATGGTTCCTGTAAAGAACTTCAATTGCATGGACTGTTAATGCAAAAATGCCCCCTTGGTTTAAGCATATTGGAGTTGCTTTTATTTGTGGCTCTAATATGGTATCACTTCTTTAAGTTATTTGATAAAGGATGATTCATGATCGCTTCTGACAGAAGGCAAGCTTCCGAGCTTACTCATGCTTTTCCTTAAGCTGCCACTAGAGTTGGTCAGGTTTGTGAAGGTTCCCCATTGTCTCAAGAACGTTGTATGGTAGAGGGGAAATGTTATTATCTATAGCTTCTCTGAAACATTAGTTTACTAATTATTACCTCTCTTGCATTATGTGTTGGAGTTTTATGTCCAACAATATTAATACAAAAGGCTGGTTTTGTTTATATCCCCAATAAATGATTGTTTGAATGGAGGGCAGAGCTACAAAAAGTGCAGGTCTGAATCCGTGAACTCTTCTCCAAATGAGATCAAGGTATACATTTCTTATCATGATGTTGTATGATTTTCTCCTATTCAAGTATTGCATGCATTCAGGCAGTGCTATTATATTCGTAATGTTTGTTATGTTGTTTTTAGCCTCTTCAAAGTATGACTCCTACATCTTTCTTTGATGCCTATGATGGACGAGGTTGAAAGATATGGAACATACTGTTGCTTTTATGCACTAACTTCTGTGTCTCATATGTGGTCACAATTCGTTTTATATACCATTTTGGTAATGATGCTTGCTTATTACATTTTATACTTTGAGCATCATCTGTCCTCACTGAAAGCCTTTGTTGAAGGCTTACTATAACACATTAAAGTTTACCTATCATATatatgtaatagctcattttttcCAAATTAGCTATATAACTATAATAGCTCAATAATTAGTTTCACAGTTGAAAGATAGCAACATAGCATTTGCTGACAATAGAGAGCATTATATCACATGTTATGTCCATACTTTTTTGCAAATTTTGGTTGAGTTATATTGCAAATATAGAACATGAATAAAGTAATTAGGTCATTTTATGTCGGAACTAAAATGTGCATGTTGTCATAGCTTTTTATCGAAGAATGTTTGAAACTGTTGTATGGCCTTGTGTATGAGAAATGGTTGATATCTCACACTGCTTTATTAGTGACCGGAGGTTTTCCATTATCTTTGAAGCGAGACAACTAGAGTCCTGGCACTGTTACTTTGATAGCGCCTGTCTCATGCTCATTGTAACCTACTTTGCTTGTTGCTGTTTATCTTTTTTGATCTAGGTTTTTCTCCACTATACTAGTAACATTTACGTTTATTTGTTCAAAATTTGTTTTGATGTTAAAGCATTAGCAGCTGAATACGGTGAGATTGTGGTGGTTCAGTAGTGGTTAGTCGCTTCATCATAGAAGTTACTGCTGGAGCAAAACTTTGAGCCACTATCATTTACCATATTTGACACTGTATAATCACTTCTTTCTCATGCAAAGGCCTAGTGAAGCTGTTTGCCACCTCAAAGAGATAGGGATCTGCTATTCTAATCAAATAAGCTTCTGATTGTGATGGAGCGGTCTATTTTGCAATCACGTATTCTTCATCATGTAGTATATCAGGGATGAAAGTTTAGGGAGGCTAGTTGTATGATCTGGGTAAAGGGAGAtagagaatgagaaaaaaaatcatgatatctgaaaattctaatataAATAGACTTTTCCATCTCTATGATTTCAGcttctttttttaataaaaaatttcttgAACTATGTAAAATTATCCGATATTTTAAAACACCACTTAAAATGGCAAAGCACCATTATTTCTATGTAGGGTGGGCACCATCTGACTTTGACATTCCACATCATTCTTGTTCAGaggtgtttatttatttatttattttgcatgAAAACCCTGGAGGTTTTCTACTGGCTTGGATTATATCATCAGAAAGCTTGGTGGCTAACCGCTTCATGGGATGGCAAGATAATCAGCATGGTAACAGTACCCTCCGATCGTAACCATAACCACCAACCCTTATTGGAGGAAGATAATTTTAGCAGTTCATGTTTGTTCATTTGCTGAATGGTTATCGCAGTAGTTTTCCAGAAAATGAATTTTTATCGCAGTAGTTTTCCAGAAAATGAATTGATCAGAGCTGTTCAAATAATCAAGAACTGTT
Proteins encoded in this region:
- the LOC105052365 gene encoding cyclic dof factor 1; translation: MADARDPAIKLFGRTIPLPDGQAQVEAGESSGPAQAELSPATEETAAVEEKDESREVIDTEVKDSISHAAENLDQTKPASCSGFSSGKEDDCHMSAHDDNAVADPKSEKDHAEANASIQEKVLKKPDKILPCPRCDSLDTKFCYYNNYNVNQPRHFCKNCQRYWTAGGTMRNVPVGSGRRKNKHSASHCRYVGSDGMPCNQVDASDSCSPQALPAGLSAPVRPVKGNGTVVKFGSEAPLCESMASVLSLGEQKRNAEAGFSAGGENREKASCKSSAMPSNRVENDHHEIPVHIEQNGLQGYHNGLTPMHHLQSFPGPPWIYAWHPGWKSVSSIAAGQCSSELVCRPENGSPNPVPWCPPMMTTPAFCAPPIPFPYVPSSFWGCMSSWPLNIPWVGSNDGLSPSSSASRRGCSGNNSPNLGKHSRDAALQSEEKTEKYLWVPKTLRIGDPDEAAKSSIWATLGIKPDESIKKGGIFKAFHSKTENKGHTTDASQVLQANPAALTRSQTFQEST